One part of the Lotus japonicus ecotype B-129 chromosome 2, LjGifu_v1.2 genome encodes these proteins:
- the LOC130739170 gene encoding uncharacterized protein LOC130739170 has product MESEDDQWELCNDDGFVYKRKRRRLHPPPPPPEADQEAEKRRKERKRQTLLKLKAKYEKEILQWESLSNTLRSMQISAHQLQPPLQNQTPLSLPSSSSSSLTDSALLQDLLSQVEAQEAVIQDISSLCDVAEAMCSKREEQFKQSLFDLPIWASPLDLMQVLCDEYD; this is encoded by the exons atgGAATCGGAAGACGACCAATGGGAACTCTGCAACGACGACGGCTTCGTCTACAAGCGCAAGCGCCGCCGCCTCCACcctcctccgccgccgccgGAGGCAGATCAGGAGGCGGAGAAGCGGCGCAAAGAGCGAAAGAGGCAGACCCTACTGAAGCTGAAAGCTAAGTACGAGAAGGAGATTCTTCAGTGGGAATCTTTGTCGAACACCTTGCGCTCGATGCAAATCTCTGCTCACCAGCTTCAACCACCGCTGCAGAACCAGACCCCATTGTCGCTTCcttcatcctcttcttcttcgttAACGGATTCCGCTCTGCTTCAGGACCTTCTCTCGCAG GTGGAAGCTCAGGAAGCAGTAATTCAAGATATTTCTAGTTTGTGTGATGTAGCAGAAGCAATGTGCTCCAAACGAGAAGAACAATTTAAACAATCTTTGTTTGATCTACCAATATGGGCTTCACCACTTGATCTCATGCAAGTGCTGTGTGATGAATATGATTGA